CGGCTTTCCGGCAGGCCCAGATGAGAAATTCCTCGCGCGAGTAGCCGCGCGCCGATGCGACCTCCGGCAGGAATATGCCGTACTGCCCGTTGTACTCCACCACGATCCCGTCCCTGCCAATAACGATTTCATCGATCGACGCTATGGGCGTATGCGGCGTGATCACCGCGATGTCGATGACGATTTCTTGAAGTTCCGCCGCGGCAAGGGGACCGATGCGCCAGTCCTGGAAGGCGGCCCGGTACGCGGCATCGAGCACCGCGCGGTAGAGGGGCGCCTCGGGGAAGAGCGTCCCCATGCAGGCGCGGAAGGCGCCGTTTTTCGCGAGGGTCACGAATACGCCCGCGGGCTTTTTACAGGGTTCGGGTACATCGTCCGGAGCTATCTGGATTCCGGTTCCCTTTTCCATGTACGATACGATGTTCCCGCGGGCTATTTTAAGCAGGAAGGCCGTATCGGCGGCCGTCAGGCCGAAACCTTCTTTACCAGGCGCCTCAACCGGTAAACGTTCCGAGGCTTTCCCTGGGTTCCGTTCGCCCTGCCCCTGCGAATTACACATCGCAAGCACCATGATGATTACAATAAGACCGAACCTGCCCCCGAAAGCGGGACATTGCCTGAAGTGTATCGCATCCATGTCGAATCCCCGGCGGTAAGCACTCATGATATTTCTACCATAGGGTTTTCAATGGGAAAAGTCCACTCCTTCGGAGAATCGAGCGAATGCAATCATTCGGACACCTTACCCCGGCGATGGCTAGTCCCTGATCATTAAAACCGGTTTATTTGACGTTTGATCCTTGTCCAAAATTAATACCGTCCAACCGGATTTTTTTAATTGACACAAGCCCATCCAGGCTTTTATGTAGAAGCATCCCGCGACCATGGGATGGCATATAGAAAGATTGGGCTCCAGGAGGACAGGTACGATGAAGAGGATTCTGATACTTGTGTTTGTGATGATGTTCGCCGCAGGCGGGATCGCGTTCGCGGGGGCCGCCAAGAGCACCTACCCGGTCGTGTTCGCGCACGGCATGGGCGGTTTCGACGATATCCTCGGCCATTTCTATTTCGCCGACGACAGCGGCGTGTGGGTGGGCGACACCTGCCAGTTCCTGGAAATAGGCTGCAACGAGGACATCGATTCCAACCAGCTGACCCTCGCCGCGTCGGTCACGCCCTTCCAGTCCTCCGAGGTTCGCGGAACGCAGCTTGCCGACCAGATCGAAAGCTACATGGCGACGGTCGGGGCGAGCAAGATTAACATCGTGGGTCATTCCCAGGGCGGCATCG
Above is a window of Spirochaetota bacterium DNA encoding:
- the amrA gene encoding AmmeMemoRadiSam system protein A, whose translation is MSAYRRGFDMDAIHFRQCPAFGGRFGLIVIIMVLAMCNSQGQGERNPGKASERLPVEAPGKEGFGLTAADTAFLLKIARGNIVSYMEKGTGIQIAPDDVPEPCKKPAGVFVTLAKNGAFRACMGTLFPEAPLYRAVLDAAYRAAFQDWRIGPLAAAELQEIVIDIAVITPHTPIASIDEIVIGRDGIVVEYNGQYGIFLPEVASARGYSREEFLIWACRKAGLPDYMWRQGARVSTFRTFSFAEGGARH